GGGCGATAAAAGAAAAATTTTCTTTAACGGATTGGTTTATACCCTAGGTCGTGCAGTTAGTTATACTGCCATTGGACTTATACTGTTTTTTGGAGCCAGCAAATTCGATGTCTCGAGTTTTTTTAATACTTATGGTGAAAGACTATTAGGACCTTTATTAATTATAATTGGGATATTTATGCTGGATTTAATATCAATTAAATTTCCTGGTGTAGGTAGTATTACAAACAAGCTAAACGGTGAAAAAATACGAGGGAAATACTGGGGAGCTTTGTTAATGGGAATGATATTTGCACTGGCATTTTGTCCATACAGCGGGGTACTTTATTTCGGGATGTTAATTCCCCTGAGTATTTCTCAGACCAATGGACTAATTCTACCCGTAGTTTATGCCATAGCAACAGGACTTCCTGTAATTATTATTGCCTATTTACTTGCATTTACTCTGTCGGGAGTAGGTAATTTTTATAATAAAGTAAAAAGCTTCGAATTCTGGTTCAGAAAAGTAGCAGCGCTTATCTTTATTATAGCAGGCCTATATTTCACTTACATATTTTTTATTAACTAGATACGAGATTCAAGAGCATCCTCTACTCACATCTAAGATCACTTTCAATTATGATTAAATCAATACAATTGACAAATAAAAAACAACTATTATTGGTTCTAATATCCTTACCAGTTTGGTATTTTCTATATGTGAACCTCCAGAATATTGTCGATTTTATTACCTATACGGTTTTCGGAATGCAGAAAGAAGCACATTTAACAGAAG
This genomic interval from uncultured Marinifilum sp. contains the following:
- a CDS encoding aromatic aminobenezylarsenical efflux permease ArsG family transporter, with amino-acid sequence MEYLDQLLSQSNFPIFSAFLLGIMTAISPCPLATNITATAYISKNLGDKRKIFFNGLVYTLGRAVSYTAIGLILFFGASKFDVSSFFNTYGERLLGPLLIIIGIFMLDLISIKFPGVGSITNKLNGEKIRGKYWGALLMGMIFALAFCPYSGVLYFGMLIPLSISQTNGLILPVVYAIATGLPVIIIAYLLAFTLSGVGNFYNKVKSFEFWFRKVAALIFIIAGLYFTYIFFIN